Proteins from a genomic interval of Oceanispirochaeta crateris:
- a CDS encoding aldose 1-epimerase family protein, with amino-acid sequence MIQLKNNRIKALIDPLGGELTSLQYEGREYLWQGSSSSWRGRSPLLFPIIGQSLPHGWEYKDKTIFLDNHGFARQLPFEILEEKEDFCRLGLSNSEETQKHYPFAFVLEVTYKLTESVLKVGFSVNNPQTEDLLFSIGAHPGFNCPLSSGTQFEDYYLEFNRNETISRRYKDEYLTGETSPVLKDQNRLNLNHSLFDRGAIILSGLKSDKITLKSEKTSSSVTMDFTGFPDFGIWTMQKKNAPYVCLEPWFGVDSTQGDSADFEKKEGLIRLKKGQEFSCSYSLTLT; translated from the coding sequence ATGATTCAACTAAAGAATAATCGTATCAAAGCGTTAATAGATCCCCTGGGAGGAGAGCTGACAAGTCTTCAATATGAGGGCAGAGAGTACCTCTGGCAGGGGAGTTCTTCTTCCTGGAGAGGCCGTTCTCCACTCCTTTTTCCCATCATTGGTCAATCTCTCCCCCATGGCTGGGAGTACAAGGATAAAACTATTTTTCTGGATAATCATGGTTTTGCACGGCAATTGCCCTTTGAAATCTTAGAAGAAAAAGAGGATTTCTGCCGCCTAGGCCTCAGTAATTCAGAAGAGACTCAAAAGCACTATCCCTTCGCCTTTGTTTTAGAAGTTACTTACAAGCTGACAGAGTCTGTTCTCAAAGTTGGTTTTTCAGTCAATAATCCCCAAACTGAAGATCTGCTCTTTTCAATCGGCGCCCATCCCGGATTCAATTGTCCCCTTAGTTCTGGCACACAATTTGAAGACTATTACCTGGAGTTTAACCGGAATGAGACGATTAGCCGCCGGTATAAAGATGAGTATTTGACTGGTGAAACATCTCCAGTTCTCAAGGATCAGAACCGCCTGAATCTGAACCATAGTCTTTTTGACCGTGGTGCTATCATTCTTTCCGGCCTGAAGTCTGACAAAATTACCCTCAAATCAGAGAAGACATCCTCTTCTGTCACTATGGATTTTACTGGATTCCCTGACTTTGGAATTTGGACGATGCAGAAGAAAAATGCACCCTATGTCTGTTTGGAACCCTGGTTTGGTGTGGATTCTACTCAGGGGGATTCGGCTGATTTCGAGAAGAAAGAAGGCTTAATCAGGTTGAAAAAGGGGCAGGAGTTTTCCTGCTCCTACAGTTTGACCCTAACATAA
- a CDS encoding lysoplasmalogenase, whose product MLFPALPFLLISILHVLGEVANSRMIRHGTKPLLMPLLAFFYILTEFNFSFLFIAALAGGWVGDLFLMLPDKGNKKTWFKLGLISFLVGHLFYVMAFFKKGSLSALFSPAFIPAMGFLLFGFLVFLGMKNFMGKLFGPITVYIAVIALMGVSTTLCFGIQPRNAVWISLLGALIFMISDTMNAWNRFVKVIPHERVLTMTSYLAGQFFLVLGYVQFTA is encoded by the coding sequence ATGTTGTTTCCAGCACTACCATTTCTTTTGATTTCAATACTTCATGTCCTTGGTGAAGTTGCCAATTCCAGGATGATACGTCATGGCACCAAACCCCTGCTCATGCCACTGCTGGCTTTTTTTTATATCCTGACAGAATTCAACTTTTCTTTTCTGTTCATTGCGGCTTTAGCCGGCGGATGGGTGGGAGATCTCTTTCTAATGTTACCCGACAAGGGGAATAAAAAGACTTGGTTTAAGCTGGGACTGATCTCCTTTTTAGTGGGCCATCTATTTTATGTGATGGCGTTTTTTAAGAAAGGCAGTCTCTCTGCTCTTTTTTCTCCGGCTTTTATACCAGCTATGGGATTTCTCCTCTTTGGATTTCTTGTTTTTCTCGGAATGAAAAACTTTATGGGGAAGCTCTTTGGTCCCATCACCGTATATATTGCTGTAATAGCTTTGATGGGAGTTTCAACGACCTTATGTTTTGGTATTCAGCCGCGGAATGCCGTGTGGATCTCCCTTTTGGGAGCCCTGATTTTTATGATTTCTGACACCATGAATGCCTGGAACCGATTTGTAAAAGTCATTCCCCATGAACGGGTTCTGACGATGACAAGCTACCTAGCCGGTCAGTTCTTCCTGGTTTTGGGCTATGTTCAGTTTACAGCTTGA
- a CDS encoding chemotaxis protein CheW: protein MEETKLNQYLTFRITDELYAINVSYIKEVLEFQSVSRVPRMPDFMRGVINLRGTVVPVLDLKMKFGLGVTEKGIDTSVIVTEISMDNEIVVIGLLADAVYEVLELEEDEIEAPPYIGTHVNTEFIQGMGKKDDSFIIVLDIHKILTFQEIQATLSETGN, encoded by the coding sequence ATGGAAGAAACAAAACTAAACCAATATTTAACATTTCGAATTACCGACGAACTCTACGCCATAAATGTAAGCTACATAAAGGAAGTTCTTGAATTCCAGTCAGTGTCCAGGGTTCCCAGGATGCCTGATTTTATGAGAGGGGTCATAAATCTGAGAGGAACTGTAGTTCCCGTTCTAGACCTCAAAATGAAATTCGGCCTGGGGGTGACCGAAAAAGGCATCGATACAAGCGTCATTGTTACCGAAATATCCATGGATAATGAAATAGTTGTGATTGGTTTGCTTGCCGATGCAGTTTATGAAGTGTTGGAGTTGGAAGAGGACGAAATAGAAGCGCCCCCCTACATTGGAACCCATGTCAACACTGAGTTTATCCAGGGAATGGGTAAAAAAGATGACAGCTTTATCATCGTCCTGGACATCCATAAAATCCTGACTTTTCAAGAGATACAAGCCACCCTTTCCGAAACAGGAAACTGA
- a CDS encoding adenylate/guanylate cyclase domain-containing protein, producing MTSDLKVLRLKQKLNDNFDRAIEMCLLEKLPMQKALGRVLPLICRIIGAQEMMIRTMDENLNQISLRSKGFQKNWVHLVPRDLPERDFEPKAYSLENTRLVVASLDVVHRVIGLCAFAFNAELTVEEIRIKVDLVNSATELLDNYLEGIASNARKQNIIQYSTEALRDRVFETGADKAVKQLCDELNLAEFILVYGDMDAAGGEDLRYRYYSHGKLIHNSIDKPDETYTIILQDKDKALNQDDHSFSALLKGEGIMEKALHNGMNTNLIGKLIIRPEGGGLNSESRDIIRIFAECLCQRLFDYNRERRYLSRCFCAKDVQRLLGEPEFYKRYLSPREENIVILYTDITSFTAICEKVLDNASEIGALVNAWSRMVLDILYGYDGVFDKMVGDCVIGLFGPPFFESSMEKRTENAISAAAAIVKGTIELGQSMGLEERIKKANVADHLTTSNGIHCGPTSVGFFGPNEDYTGFSSAMNHAARLQGHASGGEVLITSNLLENLPGGPLGIAPQEDLTVEFAGPWEIAVKNVTKPLEYYRCFFNKEVKYV from the coding sequence ATGACTTCCGATTTGAAAGTGCTGCGTCTCAAACAGAAGCTGAATGACAATTTCGACAGGGCCATCGAAATGTGCCTACTGGAAAAGCTCCCCATGCAAAAGGCCCTTGGACGGGTACTCCCTCTGATCTGCCGCATAATCGGCGCACAAGAGATGATGATCCGTACCATGGATGAAAATTTGAATCAGATCAGCCTGAGGTCTAAGGGCTTTCAGAAGAACTGGGTTCACCTGGTTCCCCGGGACTTGCCGGAGAGGGATTTTGAGCCTAAGGCCTATTCCCTTGAAAATACCCGGCTGGTGGTGGCTTCATTGGATGTTGTTCATAGGGTCATCGGCCTATGCGCCTTTGCCTTCAATGCAGAATTGACCGTGGAAGAGATCCGTATAAAGGTCGATCTCGTGAACTCTGCAACAGAGCTATTGGACAACTACCTGGAAGGAATTGCCTCCAATGCCAGGAAACAAAATATCATCCAGTATTCCACTGAAGCCCTGAGAGACAGAGTTTTTGAAACAGGGGCAGACAAGGCTGTCAAGCAGCTCTGTGATGAGTTGAACCTGGCTGAATTTATTCTTGTGTATGGAGATATGGATGCCGCAGGAGGAGAGGATCTACGCTATAGATACTACAGTCACGGAAAATTGATTCATAATTCCATCGATAAACCGGATGAAACCTATACAATTATCCTTCAGGACAAGGATAAAGCTCTCAACCAGGATGACCACTCCTTTTCTGCTCTGCTCAAGGGGGAAGGAATCATGGAAAAAGCCCTGCACAACGGCATGAATACAAATTTGATTGGCAAATTGATCATACGTCCCGAAGGTGGTGGCTTGAATTCGGAAAGCCGGGATATCATCCGGATTTTTGCTGAATGCTTGTGTCAGAGGCTCTTTGACTACAACAGAGAACGTAGATACTTATCCCGGTGTTTCTGTGCCAAAGACGTCCAAAGGCTTCTGGGAGAGCCTGAATTTTATAAACGATACCTCAGTCCCAGAGAAGAGAATATTGTCATTTTATACACGGATATCACCTCCTTCACAGCAATTTGCGAAAAAGTTCTGGACAATGCATCGGAGATTGGAGCCTTGGTAAATGCATGGTCCCGTATGGTTCTGGATATCCTATATGGCTACGATGGGGTTTTTGATAAGATGGTAGGAGACTGTGTCATAGGTCTTTTCGGCCCTCCCTTCTTTGAATCATCCATGGAGAAGCGGACAGAGAATGCCATTTCTGCCGCGGCGGCAATTGTCAAAGGCACCATTGAATTGGGTCAATCTATGGGACTGGAGGAACGAATAAAAAAGGCAAATGTCGCAGATCATCTGACCACATCCAATGGAATCCATTGCGGTCCGACTTCGGTAGGATTCTTCGGGCCTAACGAGGACTACACAGGATTCTCATCTGCCATGAACCATGCGGCAAGGTTGCAGGGCCATGCCTCGGGAGGAGAGGTCTTAATCACCTCCAATCTCCTTGAAAACCTGCCTGGTGGTCCTCTGGGGATAGCCCCTCAGGAAGATCTGACAGTCGAGTTTGCCGGCCCTTGGGAAATTGCCGTTAAAAATGTGACAAAACCTTTGGAATATTACCGCTGTTTCTTCAATAAGGAAGTTAAATATGTCTAA
- a CDS encoding DNA-3-methyladenine glycosylase I: MSNHRCSWCGSDPLYTAYHDEEWGVPVYENETKHFENLVLESAQAGLSWITILKRRKTYRLAYEGFDPYQIASWGEKDVQRLLQNPGVIRNRLKIESSINNARCFLKVKEEFSSFSDYYWHFQEGRPIINHWDNEAEIPSKTPLSETISKDMKKRGFTFLGPTVTYANMQSLGMVNDHIRSCFRYKEVMKK; this comes from the coding sequence ATGTCTAATCACCGCTGCTCCTGGTGTGGAAGCGATCCATTGTATACAGCCTACCATGATGAAGAATGGGGCGTTCCTGTGTATGAGAATGAAACGAAACACTTTGAAAACCTTGTACTTGAATCGGCTCAAGCCGGTCTCAGCTGGATTACAATCCTGAAGAGAAGAAAAACCTACAGACTCGCCTACGAGGGCTTTGATCCCTACCAGATTGCCTCCTGGGGAGAAAAGGATGTTCAAAGACTCCTTCAAAACCCGGGAGTTATACGAAACAGACTCAAGATCGAATCATCAATTAACAATGCCCGCTGTTTTCTCAAGGTGAAAGAGGAGTTTAGTAGTTTTTCGGACTATTACTGGCATTTTCAGGAGGGCCGCCCCATCATTAATCACTGGGATAATGAAGCAGAGATTCCCTCAAAGACCCCTCTGTCGGAAACCATATCAAAGGATATGAAGAAAAGAGGTTTTACATTCCTAGGACCCACAGTGACCTATGCGAACATGCAGTCCCTGGGCATGGTAAATGACCATATTAGGAGTTGTTTCAGATACAAAGAAGTCATGAAAAAATAA
- a CDS encoding NUDIX hydrolase produces the protein MNFLTYELNPFGGAVLDENSFPEDPAYFNKVLGDTITDFRTQGLQLVWMYLPLKLSPLIHTAVSQGFIYHHANEEGLQLILKLQPDAFVPGYATHYLGAGGVLIDEQNRILVIQEKHHTRRHYKLPGGALEPGEHIADAVVREVLEETGIKSEFISLNCFRHWHGYRYGMSDIYFVCRLKPLSSEITIETSEISEAHWMPLEEYLNHPDTHPFNRKIVTTTVNTPGLSLDQIEDYGTPESHEMFFASLD, from the coding sequence ATGAATTTTTTGACATATGAATTAAATCCCTTCGGAGGGGCTGTTCTGGATGAGAACAGTTTTCCCGAAGATCCTGCATATTTTAACAAGGTATTGGGTGATACTATTACGGATTTCCGCACACAGGGGCTTCAGCTGGTGTGGATGTATTTACCTTTGAAACTTTCCCCTCTAATTCATACGGCTGTTTCTCAGGGTTTTATCTATCATCATGCCAATGAGGAGGGACTGCAATTGATCCTGAAGCTTCAGCCCGATGCCTTTGTTCCCGGCTACGCTACCCACTACCTTGGTGCCGGCGGCGTTCTCATAGATGAACAGAACCGAATCTTGGTCATTCAGGAGAAGCATCATACCCGAAGGCATTACAAGCTGCCCGGAGGAGCCCTCGAGCCAGGTGAGCATATTGCCGACGCTGTTGTCAGGGAAGTGTTGGAAGAGACGGGGATTAAAAGTGAGTTTATCTCTCTGAACTGTTTCCGCCATTGGCATGGTTACCGTTATGGTATGTCGGATATTTATTTTGTATGCCGGCTGAAACCCTTGAGCAGCGAGATCACCATTGAAACTTCAGAAATCTCAGAGGCTCACTGGATGCCTTTGGAAGAGTATTTGAATCATCCGGATACCCATCCCTTCAACAGGAAAATTGTGACCACAACCGTGAATACGCCTGGCCTCTCTCTTGATCAGATAGAAGACTACGGAACACCCGAATCCCATGAGATGTTTTTTGCTTCGTTGGATTGA
- the rsgA gene encoding ribosome small subunit-dependent GTPase A, with product MDKSDLHQNPVKIEDWGWNTQWEEAFSLYRTQGLDCGRVIRESHHIYTLITAQGECLCEVSGAFQYKAIGPQDYPVTGDWCALRRAGKGHGVLEARLPRKTAFSRQTAGNRSDEQVLAANIDTIGLVFAIDGGRNFTKGSLERYYTLAKHSGAEIQILLNKADLCSEEERSWALNSAAEAAPGCRILLVSALTGLGLDQCNRKKGETIALTGPSGVGKSTLINSLSGTNLQKTRSQRENDKRGRHTTTHRQMFRLPSGALFIDTPGMKELQMWGDLQDVDAVFTDIVQIAEACQFSDCRHEQEPGCALQAALQSGELDERRYANYLKLKREIDFLNRRQNDQAKRNEKDRWKKIAKFQKEMTKERRNR from the coding sequence TTGGACAAATCAGACTTACATCAAAACCCCGTTAAAATTGAAGATTGGGGATGGAATACACAATGGGAAGAAGCCTTTTCACTCTATAGAACACAGGGTTTGGACTGTGGCCGGGTTATAAGGGAGTCCCACCATATCTACACCCTTATAACAGCTCAAGGAGAGTGCCTATGCGAAGTTTCAGGCGCATTCCAATACAAAGCCATCGGTCCTCAGGACTACCCTGTCACGGGAGACTGGTGTGCCTTAAGAAGAGCCGGTAAGGGCCATGGCGTTCTGGAAGCACGGCTTCCCCGAAAAACAGCCTTTTCAAGACAAACCGCAGGAAACAGGAGCGATGAGCAGGTGCTGGCGGCCAATATCGATACCATCGGACTGGTATTTGCCATCGATGGTGGAAGGAACTTTACAAAAGGGAGCCTGGAGCGCTACTACACACTGGCAAAACACTCTGGAGCAGAGATACAGATTCTGCTGAACAAGGCGGACCTCTGCAGCGAGGAAGAAAGGTCTTGGGCTCTTAATTCAGCTGCAGAAGCAGCTCCAGGCTGCAGGATTTTATTGGTCAGCGCTCTCACAGGCCTGGGACTGGACCAGTGTAATAGAAAGAAAGGCGAAACCATAGCTCTCACCGGCCCATCAGGGGTGGGAAAATCGACTCTAATCAATTCTTTATCGGGCACAAATCTCCAAAAAACCAGATCTCAAAGGGAGAATGACAAGAGAGGACGGCATACCACCACACACCGGCAGATGTTTCGCCTGCCCTCAGGAGCTCTCTTTATTGATACACCAGGCATGAAAGAACTCCAAATGTGGGGGGATTTACAGGATGTAGACGCTGTTTTTACCGACATTGTCCAGATCGCAGAGGCTTGTCAATTCAGTGATTGTCGCCATGAACAGGAACCCGGCTGCGCCCTGCAGGCCGCCTTGCAATCGGGAGAATTGGATGAAAGGCGCTATGCAAACTATCTGAAACTCAAGAGGGAAATTGATTTCCTGAACCGTCGTCAGAATGACCAGGCTAAGAGGAATGAAAAAGATCGCTGGAAAAAAATCGCAAAGTTCCAAAAAGAGATGACAAAAGAGAGAAGAAACAGATAG
- a CDS encoding alpha/beta hydrolase, which yields MEKIISTMQDILRQEAGITDDASPTLLPFFLDTPEDCPCILILPGGGYRLTSPREAEPIARAFNKHGFHALVLHYRVAPHQHPAPLLDASNTLALLRKNATELRVDAHKIVLCGFSAGGHLAASLGTHWNKAYLQNKICTSPGLNRPDGLILSYPVITSGIHAHRGSFEHLLGDGGDPALLEEMSLEKQVTKNMPPCFIWHTGEDQAVSVENAFLLAEALRKEKIPMEMHIFPEGPHGLSLATEETDETEDASMTIPHVSIWMDLCARWVKMFIR from the coding sequence ATGGAAAAGATCATCAGTACAATGCAGGATATTCTGAGACAGGAGGCGGGGATCACAGACGACGCCAGTCCAACCCTTCTCCCTTTTTTCCTGGACACCCCCGAGGACTGTCCCTGTATTTTGATACTTCCGGGAGGTGGTTATCGTCTTACATCGCCCCGGGAGGCAGAGCCCATAGCCCGGGCCTTTAACAAACATGGCTTTCATGCCCTGGTCCTCCATTACAGAGTGGCCCCCCATCAGCATCCGGCCCCTCTTCTGGATGCCTCCAATACTCTAGCCCTACTCAGAAAAAATGCGACAGAACTGAGAGTGGATGCTCATAAAATTGTCCTTTGCGGTTTCTCCGCAGGAGGACATCTGGCGGCATCATTAGGGACACACTGGAACAAAGCTTATCTTCAAAATAAAATATGCACATCCCCCGGACTAAACCGCCCGGACGGACTGATACTCAGTTACCCGGTCATTACATCTGGGATTCATGCACACCGGGGATCTTTTGAACATTTACTGGGAGACGGGGGAGATCCGGCATTGCTGGAAGAAATGAGTCTTGAAAAACAGGTGACCAAGAACATGCCACCCTGTTTTATTTGGCATACAGGAGAGGACCAAGCGGTTTCAGTCGAAAATGCCTTCCTTTTGGCAGAAGCCTTGAGAAAAGAAAAGATTCCCATGGAAATGCATATATTCCCCGAAGGTCCCCATGGACTTTCACTGGCCACGGAGGAAACTGACGAAACGGAGGATGCCAGTATGACGATTCCCCATGTTAGCATCTGGATGGACCTGTGCGCCCGATGGGTAAAGATGTTTATTAGGTGA
- a CDS encoding lysophospholipid acyltransferase family protein gives MTGLGNSKNHLFRINHTRAFRVLVFFANLITAVFWRPFFYVYSGLRIYGKNYLKETPKGIIISNHCLNLDAYYIGSTTWPRTTWYAVEANNVLRKDVGWLHRINGAFGIYDTYPMSIASSVKQSMTRNEYVTIFPEGKMTYRGQKLLPFNKGAFYLALENEVPIIPIAVVLYGNRFIRHSPWVPARVHIHILPPIPTAGLVKPGESLKKKSSELADQVRDLIQGKIDQEGGHVDLEIDRIKGFT, from the coding sequence ATGACAGGATTAGGGAACTCAAAAAACCATTTGTTCCGTATTAATCATACACGGGCTTTCAGGGTCCTTGTCTTCTTTGCCAATTTAATCACCGCCGTATTCTGGAGACCCTTCTTTTATGTATACAGCGGCTTGCGGATTTATGGTAAGAATTACCTTAAAGAAACACCCAAAGGGATTATCATATCCAACCACTGTTTGAATTTAGATGCCTATTATATTGGGTCTACAACCTGGCCTCGAACGACCTGGTATGCGGTGGAAGCCAACAATGTTCTCAGGAAAGATGTGGGGTGGCTGCATCGGATCAATGGGGCTTTCGGGATTTATGACACCTATCCCATGTCTATCGCTTCATCTGTTAAACAGTCTATGACCCGCAATGAATATGTCACAATTTTTCCAGAGGGGAAAATGACATACCGGGGACAAAAACTCCTCCCCTTTAACAAGGGAGCCTTTTATCTTGCCCTAGAAAATGAAGTCCCCATCATTCCCATAGCGGTTGTTCTTTATGGAAACAGGTTCATCAGGCACTCTCCCTGGGTCCCTGCGAGGGTGCATATCCATATTCTGCCTCCCATTCCAACCGCTGGTCTTGTGAAACCCGGAGAATCCTTAAAAAAGAAATCATCCGAGCTGGCAGACCAGGTTAGAGATCTGATTCAGGGAAAGATCGATCAGGAAGGCGGCCATGTAGATCTTGAAATTGACAGGATCAAAGGCTTCACCTAA